A region of the bacterium BMS3Abin14 genome:
CACCTGGAGATCCCTTTCATGAAAAAAGGGGCAGGGGCCGTTTTCCACTCCTCCAGGACCACCACCACTGAGGTATTTTCCCAGGGAAGGCCCAGGGCAACCACCTCATCCGGATCGATAACCTCCAGGAGGAGCGAGAGGGGGCGTGCCTGATGAATAACATCCAGGAAAGGCCCCGGATCTGCCCCCGACAGGCGCCAATGGATCCTCCAGGGAAGATCGCAGGACATATAGTCAATCACCATTGCCGGCTCCCTTAACCCAGCAGTGCGGATCCGGGTGCTCAAAATCCCCCGTAAGAGAAAAAGAACGGGCCGAACATCCCCCCAGACAGGATTCGTAGCTGGAGCATCCGTCGCATTTACCTTGGGGATTCTTGTACCTCATCTTCGCCAGGACAGGAGAGTTAAACCAGATCTCATCAAAATCGTCCGCGAGGATATTCCCCATGACAACCGGGATGAAACCGCAGGGGGTGATGTCACCGTTGGGTTCCAGGTGCAGGCTGAGCTTTCCACAGGTGCTTCCCTGCACCGCGTTTTCCTGCTTGTACCCAGGGAGGGAGGCCATAATGGGATCATCGAATGAGAGGGCGACATCCTCAACCTCCCCCTGCACCTCGATGGCATGCCGGTAGAACCCGCCCCACTCGTCCGGCGTCAGGTCAAGCTCTCCCATGTTCACCAGGCCCGTACCTGAACATTTGTAATTGTGGAGATAGAGGGTAGATGCCCCCAGTTCGCGACAGATCGGGATCATCCCCTCCCAGTCCTCCACGTTGCCGCGGTTGATAACGCACGACACCGTGGTGCGCACCCCCGCCGACCTGAGATGCTCCAGGGCGGCTGCGGCCCTGTCGAAGCTTCCCACCCGGCATCTGAAGCGATCATGGACATCCCTCCTGGGGCTGTCAATGCTGATCCCGACGCTGAAGAACCCTGCCGAGGCGATCCTTTCGGCCGCCGAGGCGTCCAGAAGGTATCCGTTGCTGTTCATGGCGACCTTGAGCCCCACGGAGGAGGCATGGGAAACCACCTCGAACAGATCGGGGTAAAGCAGCGGCTCGCCCCCGCCGAAGTTTACGTATACCACGCCCCTTTCCCGGAGCAGGTCCAGGATGCGCAGGACGCTCTCCCGCGGAAGGGGAGCTTCAGCCTGGTTCCTGCTGTAGCAGTGTCTGCAGATGAAATTGCACCTGTAGGAAAGGGACCAGTTAACCGTCAGGGGAGCGGAGAGGATGTCGCAATCCTTATTTACCTTCATGCATCAGCCCCCTCCGGATCATGTCGCTTAAAAATTCGTCCAGGTCCTCCTTTACGGTCTGCCTGTCGGCCTCGAAGGTCTGCATGAGGGAATCCAGGATGCCATTTCGATCAAGGCTGCCGTCGCACAGTTTCCAGATCTCCCCGCCCATGAGGTTCAGCTGGTGCATAACACCGTCGCTAAGAAGGGTGACCGTGCCCACCGTCCCGGTTTCGAGGTCCTCCCCCTCCCTTTCCGGGTCCAGAAGGGCCTCAAGGGCCCTCTCCTCCCGATGGGTCTCAACCCTCCAGTTCACGGATGGGTTCCTCGTTAATTTACCCAATTATCCACCTCCAGGCGCACTATAAGTTCCAGGGTCCACGTGATAGCGTCCAGGGTCCGCTGTCCCATGCACTCCTGCTCCCATGCTCCCCCTCGCCCATCCCCCCATACCCCCATACTCCCTTACACCCTTACTCCCTTGCTCCCTGATCCATAGAACCGGGCGATGGCCAGGCAGAAGAACAGGCCCAGCAGTACCGCGGTCTTTCCGGCCGGCGTCGGGCCGGCTGATGTGCTTGCGATGCCCCACTGATGAACGATCCCTCCACCCGTCAGCATGCCCAGCGTAATGACCGCCGCATCAACAGAGCCTTCCCCGGACAGTATAAGCTGCCGGAAGGGACAGCCTCCCACCATGACCGAGCCAAGACCCACCATACCCATGCTCAAAAAGTTCCAGAGATGGTCCGGATTAGACCCCGGCTGATCCAGCATCCCCAGATGAAACATCCCCAGGGCCAGGTTCAACCCCACAGCGGAGACGAGGAGCACCAGGAGGCCGCGCATAAGGCCAAGGTCCCGGGCGAGAAACAGGTTGGAAAAGCTTCCCGTCACGCAGAACCGTGATCGTTGTGCCAGAACCCCGATGAGGGCCCCGGCCCCCAGGGACACCGCCAGTGGGGCATGTTGTGCGCCGGGCCCGGTCACACTCGATGCCAGGGAACCCGGAAAAACGAAAGGGACGGCCAGCACGATGACGAAAAGCCCGGGAAGAAGAAGCCCCTGGAAGGGCACACGTGAGGGTGACGCGCCTCCAAGATCAAGACCCGCCCGCAGGAAAAACACCCCCGCCCAGACCCCCGCCGCCAGGCCGGCAAAACCTGCCACAGCCGTCAGGTCCCCCGCGCCGAGGCGCAGCATCATCTTGATGGGACAGCCCATGAAGACGGAGGAACCGACAATGAGGAATATCCCCATGACAAAGCCGAGAAGGGGGGTGTTTCCCGATCGGGAATGAAACTCCCTGCCGGCAAGTGCCATCATAAAAGACCCGCCGACGAATCCCACCAGTTCCGGCCTGACATAGGCCATGCGGGCGTTATCGTGAAGATGAAGGGCTCCGGCCAGATTTTCCATGAAACAGGAGATGCAAATTCCGGAGTTGGCCGGGTTGCCCCAGAAGGCGAGGGCAGCTCCCAGAACCCCCAGAGCGAGTCCGCTCAGGATGATGGTCAGGGAATCTACCTTGAACCACCTCATTCACACCCTCCCGCAATGCGCCGCCGGAGAAAATAGACTACCTTGAGCAATTCTTTTTCGTTCCCGGCGAGCTCCTCCCGCTTTTTCTTCTTTAACAGGGCCGGGAATATCCGCCGGACCAGGCTCCTTATCCGTCCACCGAGGTAAAGAGGCGAGCCCGCATCCAGGTAGTCGCCCTTCAGGCGGACGGCCCTCGCGTAATCCATGAGTGCATCCCGATTATCGCCGGTGTTTTCATGGGATCGTGCCGACAGGGCCCAGACCTCGTGGCGTCCCGGGTACAGTTTCTTCAGTTCCGCAAGGGCTGCGGCAGGGTCGCCATTGCCGTCCACGAGAAGTCTCGCCTCCTTAATGCCCCGGGCAAACGCCCGGGCCTGCCCGGGCGGGACGGGCCGGGCCAACGAGCGGGCGATCTCCGCCATCCCGCCCGTATCACCAGCGGGTCCCGTGACGGCGAGAAACACCAGGGCAACGGCGATGATAACCATCCCCGCCTCGGCTATTCTGCCGGACCATCTGTAAAAGTCGGTTCCAGGTTTCATGTTTCAGGTTCCACGTTCCAAAGGGACCGTCCGGAGTTCGGAGTCCAGAGTCCAGAGGCCAGAGAAAAAATGGGTTCAACGTGCCGCGAAGTCATCGCGAGCAGACCCTATGCGAAGCGATCCCGCCGGGGACGTTCAGTATTTCTGATACGGCGGCATGTTCGCCTTCCTCGCCATCTCCCGGACCCGGTTGAAATCGGCATCCTCAATGGGCACAAAACCGTCCACCTTCGCCGCGCGCAGCACTGAAAGTACCTCCCCGTCAATGGGTACCGTCGCCTCCCGGGTGAGGTTGAAAAGGGCCGTCCTCACTGCCGCTGCCACCTTGCCGGGAACCCTGGGGGCAACCCCGAAAACGCAGTAGGGGATCGGATCGCTTTGAGCTATCACCCTCAGATCCCCCTTGCCGATTTTGTTCTCACTTATCATTGTCTCCAGGTCCAGCATCGGAACGGCTGCGGCATCGTAGGCTCCCATCCAGACCCCGTAGATAACCTTCTCATGTTTGTAGGCCCCCCAGGGGATGGCGTAATAGTCAAGATCCAGCTCCGGATCGATCCCCGCTTTCAGCAGCATGTCATACTGGGACATGTACCCGGTGGGCGCGAGCATGGGGCCGAACACCATCCTTTTGCCCTTAAGATCCGCGAGCGTTTTGATGGGGCTGTCTGATTTCACGGCGATGCCCCCGGCAGAACGAAAACCCATGCTGCCTCGCCGCTCTCCGGCCAGGGGGATCAGACCCTTCTCGGCCATTATCACGTACAGGAGGGAGTTGGTGTGCGTGATATCCAGCTCTCCCTTCTCGAAAGCCTCCGGAACGTCGAACGTGTTCAGGTATACGGAGGTAAATTTTATCCCCGTGGCCCTGGAAAGGTACTCCGTCAGCGGTTCGAAGCGTCTTCTCGCCTCCTCGAGGCCGTCGCATATCATGTAGCCGATGCGATAGGTAGGTCCCGCCGTCCCGGTCTTGATGGTGTCGTCCCCCCCGCCTTTTTTACGGCATGAGGGAATAAACAGGAGGAAGCAGATCACCCCCAAAGCGGTCAGTGAGCGGAATGTCCCGCCTTTCCATATATTCATAACAGATCCGCCTCCCTGAGCAGGTCCAGAGCGATCTTCCTGGCCCCCTCTCCATTCCCGGCCTTTTCCAGGCCAGTGGAAATGTCCATCCCGGATAATACATTCTCAAGCCGCAACAGATATTGGGGGACCAGGCTGAACTGGAGCCGGCCGGCAGCCTCCCTTCCCATAACGAGGACAAAAACCGTCCCGGCCACCTGCAGGGAATCACCCACCCGGACCAGGGCCTCATCGTCCCCCGGCCATCGATCCTCGGGGACAAGGGCCATGGGCGCCTCGTGGTCCCGTATCCCGTCAAGACACCGGATGGTCCCATCGTGAGCGACAACTTTCACGTTTCGGGCCATCTGCTCTCCCATGTAGGCGGCGGTCATGTTTGCGGCAACCTCGTTGAGGGTTCCTGTTGGGCACAGGAAGGTGATGGTCCTGCCCATGTGGGCGGATGCGGGGAAAGACCAGCCCAGCAGCAGGCACAGACTCAGGAGGAGCCTTAAAACAACCATTTATACAGCCCTCCGGCGAGGCATAACCCCACAAGGCCTATCTGCGCCACATAGGGAAGGAAGGGGATATCCTCTCTTCCGCTTATCCTGGACGCCGCCGCCAGGGAGAGGATAATCCCCGCCGCCATGATCCCCCCGGTAATCCATCTCAAAACTGGGATGGAGAGGATAAGATGCGGCCTGGATAACAGCTCCAACTCCTCGACGGCGAGGTATGACCGAATCCCCACCGGATCGGCCATCCCCAGAGGCAGGTAGCCCAGTTTTGCGTTGAGCTTGACCAGCGCCAACACCAGGTGTCCGCCCAGAATAATCGGGAGCAGCATCGGAAGGCAGGCGGCCGTAAGCCCCCCCAGGGTGTCGGTCCTCTCCACCACGGCCTCATCACCTTCCTGGTCTTTCGATGGAACCCCCGGAGTACGCGGCGCAAGCCAGAACCTTACTGTGGGGAACGATCTATCCGAATCCGGTGCGGTTCCCATTGCCGCCCCTCCGGCAGAGACGGCCCGGGCCGCATGAACAAGGATGGAAGGCGCAAAGATAAGCAACCCGGGGAGCAGGAGCCCCACCCAGACCAGGTAAAGGACACGGCCGGCGCCTGTGCCGACCACCGGTGCGAGAACGCTCACCGGAATGGCCAGGACGGACCCCAGCGCCGGCCAGAAGCGGCTGTAGCTTAAGAGCAGAAATCCCAGGAGCACCGCTGTCAGGGCGATTTCCGAATAACGGGGGTACCTTTCCGTCCACAACGCCGTGAGGGGAGTCCGCCAGGAAAGCTGAACGTTATCGTGAGGACAGGCGCGCAGGCAGTTAAAACATCCCAGGCACCGCCCCGTGCCCTTCATGTCCCATACTGAAAGGTTAACCGGACAGGGGTGATGACGCAGGCGGAAAACCGAGCGAACCCTGCCCAGGGCCAATCTTATCCACCGGTCACTCCCTCTTATGCAGTCCCGGCTCTCACAGTCCTCGCAGACGTCCCGGTCCCGGACGGTCACCTCCACGGGCGCCACCCTGGAATAGAGACCGAGCATCCCCCCGATCGGACACACGTAGGAGCAAAGGGACCTGCCGGAGAACACCAGGCCGAGGAGCAGGGCGAGGATACCCCACGCGGCCAGGTAGAGAGCCGTGGCGCCCGGGTAATGATGTAAACGGTAAAGCCCCATGAGCAGAAGGGTGGCCAGCATCAGAACTGCCTTGGGATAGTCATTTCTCAGGGATCTTGGAAAGGGCCGGGAAAGACCCCATCTAGATACAATTTCGTTCAGCGCTCCAAGGGGGCAGACACCGCACCACAGCCTCCCGAAAAAGGGTGTCAGGACCACTAGTCCCATAAGCCAGACGGCCCAGAAGAGGAGGTTGCCGAGGTTTGTATACATCAGCGGGTCCGGAACATCGACACCCTCGATCCCCCAACGTCCCCAGGAGATCACAACCACCCCCGCAAAGGCCGCCATGGAGGCACTTCTGAGGACCGTCCAGAACGCAATGCTTTTAAAAAAACGAGGGGATATACCCGGCATCATCTTCCTTTTTCTTTCCAGGGTCGTAAGAAATCCAGTGTTTAAGGCAAAATAATCAATGATACAGGTTGTAAGGTTGAACCATTCGGCCATCCTCATTCCGGTAGAGGACCTGCTTTCCCGTAAGGGTCTCCAACGACCTTGCTGCCCACTCCCTCACCACCGGTTCGGGATCATCGAGAGTCAGGCGCAGGGCGGGCACTGCGCCTGCATCCTCCAGGTTTCCCAACGCCTGAGCGGCCTGACGGCGCACCGACCACGTGTCGTCGGAAAGGTCCTCCAGAAGGGGCTGAAGCGCCCTTGGATCCCCGATGCGTCCCAGCGCCCAGACCGCGGCATCCAGGTTGACGCCCTCCACCTCCGTCAACAGCGGAACGGCTGCACTCTCCCTTATCTCGCCCAGAACGCGTATGGCCGCCCTGCGTGCCTTCACATCGTCCGACCTCTCAAGCAGCACCCTGAGCACCCGGGGGCCGACAGATGGGCCGAGCCGCACCAGGGCCCGGACAGCGGTCTTCCTCAGGACCACATCGTCGGTGGCCAGAGACCGGAGCAGCAGGGGGACGACGGAGAGGTCGCCGATCTCTCCGAGGGCCCAGGCAACCGCATATCGCCTCATACCCTTCCGGTCCAGCGCCGCCTTCAGCTCCGGGAGGCTGTCCGTGGAACCGATGCTGCCCAGGGCCGCCGCGCAGGCCTCGAAAAGGTCCTGGTCATCCGACCCCAATCCCCCGTAAAGAAAGGGGATCATTGGATCACCCATGGACACCACCGATCTGTACGCATCCAGGGACCTTTCCCTGTCGCGGTCTCCCATGGCCAGGACCAGCCTGTCGGCAGCGCCGCCGTCCCCATGGGCCGCGTTAAGGGCCAGGGTATCAATGCTCTCGTGCGCGGTGGAACAGGCCACCATGATAGCGGCGATGAGGGCCAGAATCAGGTTTCTCATCACCACACCTTGTGAACGATGATATCGATCCCCCGGCTGATCTCCCGCTTGCGAACCACTACCCCGGACGGGTCGACGGTTCCCTCATCGTACCTTCCATAAAGATCGCCAAGCTGTGGCGGCCCCCCGAACCGGTCCCGTGCCGCAAGATAGTAGGTGCCGCCATGCCTGACCTTCACAAGATAACGGCCATCCGGGCCTGTCTTCTCGCTCACGTACTTGGGGCGCTCGGACATCTGGATATGATCATAGACATGCACCCGAATACCTGCAGCGGGTTTACCGTCGGCATCGTAAACCGTGCCCTCGACCCCGGTATTCCCCCTGACCTGCAGGGAAGGAAAGGCTTTTTCGTTGGCCACCTTTACGACAGCGGAAAAATTCAGGATCAGCGGGGTCCCGGACCTCACCTCGAAGGAAACAGGTTGGCTTTTGTAAT
Encoded here:
- the albA_3 gene encoding antilisterial bacteriocin subtilosin biosynthesis protein AlbA, which produces MKVNKDCDILSAPLTVNWSLSYRCNFICRHCYSRNQAEAPLPRESVLRILDLLRERGVVYVNFGGGEPLLYPDLFEVVSHASSVGLKVAMNSNGYLLDASAAERIASAGFFSVGISIDSPRRDVHDRFRCRVGSFDRAAAALEHLRSAGVRTTVSCVINRGNVEDWEGMIPICRELGASTLYLHNYKCSGTGLVNMGELDLTPDEWGGFYRHAIEVQGEVEDVALSFDDPIMASLPGYKQENAVQGSTCGKLSLHLEPNGDITPCGFIPVVMGNILADDFDEIWFNSPVLAKMRYKNPQGKCDGCSSYESCLGGCSARSFSLTGDFEHPDPHCWVKGAGNGD
- the pqqD gene encoding coenzyme PQQ synthesis protein D; translation: MGKLTRNPSVNWRVETHREERALEALLDPEREGEDLETGTVGTVTLLSDGVMHQLNLMGGEIWKLCDGSLDRNGILDSLMQTFEADRQTVKEDLDEFLSDMIRRGLMHEGK
- the ttrS gene encoding tetrathionate sensor histidine kinase TtrS; its protein translation is MNIWKGGTFRSLTALGVICFLLFIPSCRKKGGGDDTIKTGTAGPTYRIGYMICDGLEEARRRFEPLTEYLSRATGIKFTSVYLNTFDVPEAFEKGELDITHTNSLLYVIMAEKGLIPLAGERRGSMGFRSAGGIAVKSDSPIKTLADLKGKRMVFGPMLAPTGYMSQYDMLLKAGIDPELDLDYYAIPWGAYKHEKVIYGVWMGAYDAAAVPMLDLETMISENKIGKGDLRVIAQSDPIPYCVFGVAPRVPGKVAAAVRTALFNLTREATVPIDGEVLSVLRAAKVDGFVPIEDADFNRVREMARKANMPPYQKY
- a CDS encoding quinol dehydrogenase membrane component; this translates as MAEWFNLTTCIIDYFALNTGFLTTLERKRKMMPGISPRFFKSIAFWTVLRSASMAAFAGVVVISWGRWGIEGVDVPDPLMYTNLGNLLFWAVWLMGLVVLTPFFGRLWCGVCPLGALNEIVSRWGLSRPFPRSLRNDYPKAVLMLATLLLMGLYRLHHYPGATALYLAAWGILALLLGLVFSGRSLCSYVCPIGGMLGLYSRVAPVEVTVRDRDVCEDCESRDCIRGSDRWIRLALGRVRSVFRLRHHPCPVNLSVWDMKGTGRCLGCFNCLRACPHDNVQLSWRTPLTALWTERYPRYSEIALTAVLLGFLLLSYSRFWPALGSVLAIPVSVLAPVVGTGAGRVLYLVWVGLLLPGLLIFAPSILVHAARAVSAGGAAMGTAPDSDRSFPTVRFWLAPRTPGVPSKDQEGDEAVVERTDTLGGLTAACLPMLLPIILGGHLVLALVKLNAKLGYLPLGMADPVGIRSYLAVEELELLSRPHLILSIPVLRWITGGIMAAGIILSLAAASRISGREDIPFLPYVAQIGLVGLCLAGGLYKWLF
- the cpcF gene encoding phycocyanobilin lyase subunit beta — protein: MRNLILALIAAIMVACSTAHESIDTLALNAAHGDGGAADRLVLAMGDRDRERSLDAYRSVVSMGDPMIPFLYGGLGSDDQDLFEACAAALGSIGSTDSLPELKAALDRKGMRRYAVAWALGEIGDLSVVPLLLRSLATDDVVLRKTAVRALVRLGPSVGPRVLRVLLERSDDVKARRAAIRVLGEIRESAAVPLLTEVEGVNLDAAVWALGRIGDPRALQPLLEDLSDDTWSVRRQAAQALGNLEDAGAVPALRLTLDDPEPVVREWAARSLETLTGKQVLYRNEDGRMVQPYNLYH